DNA from Candidatus Omnitrophota bacterium:
GGCATAGACCATTTAAGAGAAGGCATACATCTTAGAGGGTATGGACAAAGAGACCCCCTTGTAGAATACCAGAGGGAGGCTTATGATATGTTTATGTCCATGATAGACTCTATAAGAGATGATTCGCTCGGATATATATTCAGGATACAAGCCATAGAGACCCAGAATGCCCAGGGAGTTTTTGGTTCTGTGCCGCGCAGGTTTGTGCACGATTCGCCCGTGCCGATAAGGGATATAAATCCGCCCCGCACATTATCATCCGGTGATATTGATATGGCCATGCCGCCGCGTCAGAATTATAACACATCTCAAGAAAGCGCGCCAAGTCCGATCAAGCGTAATGAGCCAAAGGTCGGCAGAAATGACGCCTGCCCCTGCGGAAGTGGTAAAAAATATAAAAAATGCTGCGGGAAATAGCCTCTTTTAAGAATTGTCTTTGCCCCGGCCTTATGCGCCGGCCCGGTATATCAGCCGGCCGGTTTCTTCGCGAACAGGGGTATAAAAAATATGCGCCGGTTTTTTCACGAATGAATCCTTGCCTTTTTTTATCCATTTCAAGCGCGCTCTTATTGGCACTCGGTTTTTCCTCATTTAATTTTCCGTATACGGTATGGATAGGCCTGGTCCCGTTATTTTTTGCCATTGAAGGCCTGTCTTATAAGAGGGCCTTTGCGTTTTCGTATCTATGCGGTTTATTGTTTTTTACAGCCTCTATGTATTGGCTTGCCCGGGTAACACTAACAGGCTGGTTATTCCTGTCTCTATATCAAGGGCTTTATTTCGGTATTTTCGGCATATTCTGCCTGATGGCAATGAAGGTAAGCAAAAAAGGCGCAAACCGACGCGTGTTTTTTTTAGCCCTGCCCTCCGTGTGGGTATTGCTTGAATATGCCAGATCTAATTTTTTTGGAGGTATAGGCTGGAATCTTTTGGCATATTCCCAATACAGGCAATTACCCCTTATACAAATAGCTGATATCACCGGCGCTTATGGAGTGTCTTTTCTGATAGTGCTTGCCAATATCTGCGTTTTCTTAACGCTTAAATTAATATTTTTTAGACAGGATAACAGCAATGATTTTTTACCCGCGTTTAATGGCGGTTTCTTAAAAGGAATAAAGCCCCGTGTTTTTTTATCATGGCTTATATTAGCGGTTATTTTTGTTTTAATTTTTTACTACAGCCGCCTGCAGATGTCCGTATATGATACCGGCGGTAAAAAAAATGGCACAACTATCAGGCTGTCTCTTATACAGGCCAATATCAAGCAGACCCAGAAGTGGGATATACAATATAAAAATTATATACTAAGCCGCTATAAAGAGCTTACCATGCAGGCAGAAGAGTCGGGGCCTGATATGATAATATGGCCTGAAACCGCTATACCAGGTTATCTTAACAAGGAAGCGCGGCTTATGTCTTATGCCGAAGAAATTGCCAAGACGTCCGGAGCGCGCCTGCTTTTGGGCGCTCCTATGGCAGGCATTGATGATGAAAACGGTTTTGTTGAGTTTAATAGCGCCTTACTCTATTCCGAGCGCGGGCAGATACTGCAAAGATACGATAAACTGCGCCTTGTGATGTTTGGAGAATTTATACCTTTTGAGAAATATTTAGGCGCCTTAAGGCCGGTTTTGCCCATAACAGGAAATTTTATGAGCGGAAGTGAATATACCTTGTTTAATCTCGCGAATACCGGACAGCATGCTTTTGCCTGTCTGATATGCTTTGAAGATATCTTCCCCGCGCTTGCCAGGCGTTTTGTCATTAAAGGCGCTGATTTTATGGTAAACATTACCAATGACGCGTGGTTTGGCAAAACCTCCGCCGCTTATCAGCATGCCGCAAATTCTGTTTTCAGGGCGATAGAGAATAGGAGGCCGCTTGTCCGCTCTGCCAATACGGGGCTTACCTGTTTTATAAACAAGGCCGGGAGGATATACCGCCAGATAAATGCGGGCGGTAAGAATATATTTGTGGAGGGTTTTATAACCGATGAAATAGGCTTAAGCCCGCGGCCCGGGTTTAGCTTTTATACTAAATACGGGGATATTTTTGCCCTGATATGCCTGTTTTTTACGGGCTGTTTTATGATTGACTATACGCGGTATCACAAGTATAATAACAAAATATACTATAATTAGCCTCTTTTTCAATCTTTCGGAGGCTTTCTATTGTGAAATTTCTAAAAAAACAACAGATTCTATAAGGCTTTACAGAGATATCGGGGCGTAGCGCAGTTTGGCTTAGCGCGCCTGCTTTGGGAGCAGGAGGCCCTGGGTTCAAATCCCAGCGCCCCGACCAGTTTAGTTCACAGGTAAAGATATGGCCTTTGACTTTGAGAAATTGGATGTGTATAAAAAAGCTTTATCTGTTGCGGAAGGAATACATGTCTTAGCAGGCCAGATTAGAAGAGCATCTATTTCTATACCTGATAATATAGCAGAAGGGAATGGCAGATCTAATAAACGGGATTTCGCATAATTTTTAAGAATAGCGAGAGGTTCCATATATGAGTGCGTTCCTTTGCTTCAAATTTCTTTAAAGCAGTCATATATAGGAGAAGATGTATACGAAAAGCTTACAGTCAATTGCAATGAATTGGCTAAAATGATAAATGGTTTAATTAGTTCTTTGTTAAGAAATGTTAATGTTGTAGTTAACGATTGATTTTTCACCTATCTGTGAACTGTTAACTAAGTGTGCCCGTAGCTCAGTTGAATAGAGCATCTGCCTTCTAAGCAGAGGGTCGTAGGTTTGAGTCCTACCGGGCACGCCATTTTTGCGGAGGCAAAAATGGCCCTGAAATACCGTAAAGCAATACGCCGAATAGGCGTATTGTAGGTATTGAAGGACCTTAGTTTTGCAAAGCAATGTTTGGCCCTGAACAAGCAGTGAAATCCGACAAATAGGAGGATTTCATGTGCAGCGAAGGACCTTGATAAGGTAGAAAAAACATATTGATAATAGCTATTTGCAATTAGCTATTAACCAATTGTGGTGGCTATGGTGTAGCGGCAGCACGAGAGATTGTGGCTCTCTTGGTACGGGTTCAACTCCCGTTAGCCACCCCAAAATTTTGCCTAAAGGCAAAATTTTGGCACTGAGGGTGCGAAGCACCCGAAGTGCCTTAGGCCATAACCTTTTGAGTGGCCGAAGAGCCTTACTCATTAAAACCACACAACCCGGGAGTGTTTCCTTACCATGTCCTGGCATGTCTACATTATAGATTGTCGCGATAAAACCCTATATACAGGTGTTACCAATAACCTTTCTCGTCGAGTAAACGACCATAATAAAGGTAATGGCTGTCGTTATACCAAATATCGCTGGCCAGTAAAGCTCATTTATTCCGAAGAATGCCCAACCAAATCCCAGGCTCAAAAGCGTGAATGTTACATCAAAGGCCTTACCAGAGATAAGAAGCTGGAATTGTGTAAGAGATAATTTCTGTTGAAAATCTCCACGAATCCATGCCAATTCCCCTCATAGTTTATAGGCGCTCGCTGGGCCGCTCGTTGCGTGCTAATGCAATGCGTGTGCGGCGCAGCTGTGGCTTGCGCCGGGTGGGGGCCGCGCCCCGCCTAGCGCTATCTTTTAAAAAACTGCTGAAATTTTTAGGAAAAAACAACCATTTTCTATTAATATATGTTACTCGGATTCTGTAGACTTAAATATAACATAAATATATAATAGTGTCAATAAAGGAGTGAGTTATTATGGCATTAATTTTAGAACAATTTGGCGCTAAGGTGCGTAAATATCGTCTCAAGAAGGATCTTTCTCAAGAGAAGCTTGCTGAGTTAGCTGATTTGCATCGAACATATATCGGTCAGATTGAATGCGGGAAAAGAAACATTGCGCTTAAAAATATTGCCAAGCTTGCAAAAGCACTTAATGTTTCTGTAAGAGAATTATTTTAATGGAAAGATATGGCTAACATGGACAATAAACAATTTGAAAAGTTTTTAGAGACTGTAGACTTGAGTAACTATCGTAATAGATTCATGCCTATTAAAATAGTTGAAATGGATTTGCCTAAAGAAATTCAAGCATTAGATTTGCTCTATAAGACTTATTGGGATAAAAGAAGAACACTTTCTTACGAACAATTCTATGAGGAATACAAGAAATTATATCGCAAAAATCTAGAATTATTTCGTAACAAGACTCAGATGTGCAGGACCTGTTTTTATAAAGGTTTGCCTGCGAGGATTTACCGTACTTGGGCGAGTATCATTACTCAAATTCATGCTGGTTACGTAGCCGAAGCGGTTTTTGGAGAAGAATCTGTAGAAATGTCTTCAGAATTAGATCATCAAGGAGCCGACTTTAGAGTTACTTATAAAGGGAAAAAGTTGAATTACCAGGTTAAAAAAGAGACTTTTAGCAGAGAGGTAAGGGCGGAAAAGAAGCCCAAAAAGCAGCTTTATGGAAAATTTATTAAAATTGTTTACAAAGTTCCAAATTTTGACATGCTTCTAGATCCAAATAAAAAGAAGGGAGGGTTTAAAAAGGCCTATAGTGAGTTTAAGGCTGATTGGTTAGATACAGGAAAGATTAAAATTCTAAAGAATGGTTTTACAGTTTTTACGCCAACAATTTTTGAAGAAGAGAAGGCGCTTTACGATTAGAATAATTTGAGGGTATTCTGCACTTCAATACTATCCAACCTTTTATTTGCAATCCTGATATAATCAGGATTCAGTTCAATTCCGATATAAGATAGTCCAAGTTGTTTAGCTGCTACGCATTCCGAACCTACTCCGGCAAAAGGAGCCAATACTGTGCCGCCATTTTTAGGTATCGATGATTTAATTAGCTTTTCCGAGAGCTCTAAAGGTTTTTGTGTTGGGTGTTTTGTTATATCATGGTTAATATGTTTCTTAAGGGCGCCTGGCTTAAAAACGTTATCGCAGGTTTTACATAAAAACCAACGTTCGGTCATGCCAGCGCCTCCGGCTAATGCAGGTATTTTAATAACATCTCTAGGCAATGCTCCTGCTTCATGCGCTTTATAAATAGTTTCTTTTCCATTTCGGCTGAATCGCCCTGCAGTTCCTGCTCTAACTTTTCCGGCCGCTCCATTTAAGAATCCTTCAGTATAAGGTTCTCGTACATCATCCCTATTAAAAACAGGATCATTTTTCCAACAAGA
Protein-coding regions in this window:
- a CDS encoding SEC-C metal-binding domain-containing protein, with product GIDHLREGIHLRGYGQRDPLVEYQREAYDMFMSMIDSIRDDSLGYIFRIQAIETQNAQGVFGSVPRRFVHDSPVPIRDINPPRTLSSGDIDMAMPPRQNYNTSQESAPSPIKRNEPKVGRNDACPCGSGKKYKKCCGK
- a CDS encoding helix-turn-helix transcriptional regulator, with the protein product MALILEQFGAKVRKYRLKKDLSQEKLAELADLHRTYIGQIECGKRNIALKNIAKLAKALNVSVRELF
- a CDS encoding TaqI family restriction endonuclease; this encodes MDNKQFEKFLETVDLSNYRNRFMPIKIVEMDLPKEIQALDLLYKTYWDKRRTLSYEQFYEEYKKLYRKNLELFRNKTQMCRTCFYKGLPARIYRTWASIITQIHAGYVAEAVFGEESVEMSSELDHQGADFRVTYKGKKLNYQVKKETFSREVRAEKKPKKQLYGKFIKIVYKVPNFDMLLDPNKKKGGFKKAYSEFKADWLDTGKIKILKNGFTVFTPTIFEEEKALYD
- the lnt gene encoding apolipoprotein N-acyltransferase, whose amino-acid sequence is MLREIASFKNCLCPGLMRRPGISAGRFLREQGYKKYAPVFSRMNPCLFLSISSALLLALGFSSFNFPYTVWIGLVPLFFAIEGLSYKRAFAFSYLCGLLFFTASMYWLARVTLTGWLFLSLYQGLYFGIFGIFCLMAMKVSKKGANRRVFFLALPSVWVLLEYARSNFFGGIGWNLLAYSQYRQLPLIQIADITGAYGVSFLIVLANICVFLTLKLIFFRQDNSNDFLPAFNGGFLKGIKPRVFLSWLILAVIFVLIFYYSRLQMSVYDTGGKKNGTTIRLSLIQANIKQTQKWDIQYKNYILSRYKELTMQAEESGPDMIIWPETAIPGYLNKEARLMSYAEEIAKTSGARLLLGAPMAGIDDENGFVEFNSALLYSERGQILQRYDKLRLVMFGEFIPFEKYLGALRPVLPITGNFMSGSEYTLFNLANTGQHAFACLICFEDIFPALARRFVIKGADFMVNITNDAWFGKTSAAYQHAANSVFRAIENRRPLVRSANTGLTCFINKAGRIYRQINAGGKNIFVEGFITDEIGLSPRPGFSFYTKYGDIFALICLFFTGCFMIDYTRYHKYNNKIYYN
- a CDS encoding GIY-YIG nuclease family protein, which translates into the protein MSWHVYIIDCRDKTLYTGVTNNLSRRVNDHNKGNGCRYTKYRWPVKLIYSEECPTKSQAQKRECYIKGLTRDKKLELCKR